A portion of the Deltaproteobacteria bacterium genome contains these proteins:
- a CDS encoding spermidine synthase, with protein MAKQWQILDSVQTGEGTLELRKRGEKDFLITIAGRVLMNSLANRSEIVLSELACKAMSHRKNPRVLIGGLGMGCTLRGALDVLPPDAKVVVAELNEEIAGWCEGPLAVLTENAVSDPRVTVKIADVADLILDAAKEGGSKRFDAVILDLYEGPFEAAKERGEPFYGAAALDLTRTALMPGGVFAVWTEDPDKAFEKRLERAGFSFEKHRPGRGGLRHLVYIAGKRKK; from the coding sequence ATGGCAAAACAGTGGCAAATCCTGGATAGCGTTCAAACCGGTGAGGGAACGCTGGAACTAAGAAAGCGTGGGGAGAAGGACTTCCTTATCACCATTGCGGGACGTGTACTAATGAACTCCCTGGCTAATCGTTCGGAAATTGTTTTGTCGGAACTCGCCTGCAAGGCTATGAGTCACAGGAAAAACCCAAGGGTACTTATTGGAGGCCTCGGGATGGGTTGTACGCTGAGGGGAGCCCTGGACGTCCTCCCGCCCGACGCCAAGGTGGTAGTGGCTGAGTTGAATGAGGAAATTGCAGGCTGGTGCGAAGGTCCGCTGGCAGTGTTGACGGAAAATGCTGTTTCTGACCCAAGGGTGACTGTGAAGATTGCCGACGTTGCGGACCTGATTTTAGATGCTGCAAAGGAGGGAGGAAGCAAACGCTTTGACGCTGTCATACTCGACCTCTACGAGGGGCCTTTTGAGGCGGCAAAGGAAAGGGGTGAACCCTTTTACGGGGCCGCCGCTCTCGACCTGACCCGGACTGCCCTTATGCCGGGAGGCGTCTTTGCCGTCTGGACTGAAGATCCCGATAAGGCCTTCGAGAAGCGTCTCGAAAGAGCCGGCTTTTCCTTCGAGAAACACCGGCCCGGACGAGGCGGTCTGAGGCACCTTGTCTACATTGCCGGAAAGCGGAAAAAATAA
- a CDS encoding DUF6150 family protein, with translation MALVCKVNSRGAADILVHRVNSRDMADLLVCTVNSRGLAEDNEGLWCFVNSRGAASSLIHFVNSRGAADLLICYVNSMGVSGWKKEHPLIGKL, from the coding sequence ATGGCTTTAGTTTGCAAAGTTAATTCTCGGGGTGCAGCAGATATATTAGTACACCGGGTTAATTCCCGTGACATGGCTGATTTGCTTGTCTGTACGGTTAACTCTCGCGGTCTGGCAGAAGATAATGAGGGCTTGTGGTGTTTTGTAAATTCCAGAGGGGCTGCTTCATCTCTCATTCATTTTGTAAATTCGCGAGGAGCGGCTGATCTGCTTATATGCTATGTGAATTCCATGGGCGTATCAGGCTGGAAAAAAGAGCACCCTCTCATAGGCAAGCTGTAG
- a CDS encoding TrkH family potassium uptake protein yields the protein MKKFFHREFHPAQVLVASFASAIIAGMLLLKLPGMVAGEPLSFVDALFTATSAVCVTGLIVVDTATKFTPLGQGVILLLLQAGGLGIMTFSVLFVMMAGKRISFRERVMIQDSFAQSTVKDMKSLVWSILKVTFLVETAGAVLLFFAWKDDFPLGFAIYTSLFHSVSAFCNAGFSLFSHSLVAYRHDFLVNFVVAALIIAGGLGFLVLMDLKYYFSPGEEKRRRLTLHSRIVISTSSFLIILGMVLIFLMEKNNVFMDDSPGEALGSSFFQSVTARTAGFNTVDFSIMTPEALFLIIILMFIGASPGSTGGGVKTTTLGVLAALMKSRISGREEVSLFKRTIPEDVVARSLIILVSSAIVVILFVMILLVTESGELVFTERRGRFIDILFESLSAFGTVGLSTGITSTLSDWGKVAITGLMFIGRLGPLTIALAVGKKYAHGKFQYSEERVMTG from the coding sequence ATGAAAAAGTTTTTTCACAGGGAATTTCATCCGGCGCAGGTACTTGTTGCCAGCTTTGCTTCGGCCATCATTGCCGGTATGCTTCTTCTTAAACTGCCGGGTATGGTGGCAGGCGAACCGCTGTCTTTTGTGGATGCTCTTTTTACAGCAACATCTGCTGTTTGTGTGACGGGCCTCATTGTCGTTGATACGGCAACGAAATTTACGCCTCTCGGCCAGGGGGTTATCCTCCTTCTCCTTCAGGCGGGGGGACTGGGTATTATGACCTTTTCCGTGCTCTTTGTCATGATGGCGGGAAAGCGGATTTCATTCAGGGAAAGGGTCATGATACAGGATTCCTTTGCCCAGTCAACCGTAAAAGACATGAAGTCACTTGTCTGGTCTATATTAAAGGTCACTTTCCTTGTTGAGACGGCAGGCGCTGTCCTCCTCTTTTTTGCCTGGAAAGATGACTTTCCTCTCGGCTTTGCAATATATACGTCCCTCTTTCATTCCGTATCGGCTTTTTGTAATGCCGGCTTTTCTCTCTTCTCCCATAGCCTTGTTGCCTACAGGCATGATTTTTTAGTCAATTTCGTTGTGGCGGCCCTGATTATTGCAGGTGGTCTCGGCTTTCTCGTCCTTATGGATTTAAAATACTATTTTTCCCCGGGAGAGGAAAAACGGCGGCGCCTTACTCTCCATTCAAGGATCGTTATCTCCACTTCGTCTTTCCTCATCATTCTCGGAATGGTTCTTATCTTTTTAATGGAGAAAAATAATGTCTTTATGGATGACTCTCCCGGTGAGGCCCTTGGGTCATCTTTTTTCCAGTCCGTTACGGCAAGGACGGCAGGCTTTAATACCGTCGATTTTTCCATTATGACACCGGAGGCACTCTTTCTGATTATTATCCTTATGTTTATCGGGGCGTCGCCCGGTTCGACGGGGGGCGGGGTAAAGACGACCACTCTGGGCGTTCTGGCGGCTCTCATGAAAAGCAGGATTTCAGGGAGGGAAGAGGTGAGCCTTTTTAAAAGGACCATTCCTGAAGATGTGGTGGCAAGAAGCCTTATAATTCTGGTAAGCTCAGCCATCGTTGTTATACTATTTGTTATGATATTGCTTGTAACGGAGAGCGGTGAACTGGTGTTTACGGAACGAAGGGGGCGATTTATAGATATCCTTTTTGAAAGCCTTTCTGCTTTCGGGACGGTGGGCCTTTCAACCGGTATAACTTCGACCCTTAGTGATTGGGGCAAGGTTGCCATTACGGGACTTATGTTTATCGGAAGGCTTGGGCCTTTGACTATTGCTCTTGCCGTTGGAAAAAAGTATGCTCATGGTAAATTTCAATATTCTGAAGAACGGGTGATGACAGGGTAG
- a CDS encoding DUF3185 family protein: protein MKLIGIVLLVVGAGLAFWGLQMSGSLGSKITRAISGSDTDKVMFAYIGGAASFASGLFLLLKK, encoded by the coding sequence ATGAAGCTCATCGGAATAGTACTGCTTGTTGTGGGCGCCGGTTTGGCATTCTGGGGACTCCAGATGTCCGGTTCCCTCGGTTCAAAGATTACCAGGGCCATTTCAGGTTCAGATACGGACAAGGTAATGTTTGCCTATATCGGAGGGGCGGCCAGCTTTGCATCCGGATTATTTCTGCTTTTAAAAAAATAG